In Rutidosis leptorrhynchoides isolate AG116_Rl617_1_P2 chromosome 2, CSIRO_AGI_Rlap_v1, whole genome shotgun sequence, one genomic interval encodes:
- the LOC139889611 gene encoding uncharacterized protein encodes MDSWSWKLDTFRVFTTKRLSSLIDEATIGATIRTQHETLKNNLVPKKVKIFKWRVLKRRVPVRTELDKRGIDLDSVRCPLCNDDVETIDHALFFCRHSMDLWEKVYKWWRFNSVANISLSEAFRGKCNRVTSPLESLVWQALEWSCAYFIWWNRNQKTFANSCWSSSTALMEIQSKTFVGISNRLKNRKLDWLKWLTDPWFCLA; translated from the coding sequence ATGGATTCGTGGTCTTGGAAATTAGATACGTTCAGAGTTTTTACCACAAAAAGGTTATCAAGTTTGATAGACGAGGCTACCATTGGTGCTACTATTAGAACGCAACACGAGACTCTAAAAAATAATCTTGTTCCGAAAAAAGTCAAAATTTTCAAATGGAGGGTGTTAAAACGACGAGTCCCGGTTCGTACCGAGCTTGATAAGCGAGGTATTGACCTTGACTCCGTTAGATGCCCTTTATGTAACGATGATGTCGAAACTATAGATCACGCGCTATTCTTTTGTCGACACTCGATGGACCTATGGGAAAAGGTGTACAAGTGGTGGAGATTTAACTCGGTGGCAAACATAAGTTTAAGTGAAGCCTTCCGAGGTAAATGTAATCGAGTCACTTCTCCCTTGGAATCATTGGTTTGGCAAGCCTTAGAGTGGTCTTGTGCATATTTCATTTGGTGGAATCGAAATCAAAAGACATTTGCTAACTCTTGTTGGAGCTCATCAACGGCTTTAATGGAGATCCAATCAAAAACTTTCGTGGGGATCTCAAATCGGCTCAAAAATAGGAAATTAGATTGGTTGAAGTGGTTGACAGATCCGTGGTTTTGTCTTGCTTGA